In Schaalia sp. JY-X169, the following are encoded in one genomic region:
- the ftsZ gene encoding cell division protein FtsZ yields MAVPQNHLAVIKVVGIGGGGVNAVNNMIDAGLKGVEFIAINTDAQALLMSDAETKLDIGRDLTHGLGAGADPAVGRKAAEDHSEDIMEAVAGADMVFVTAGEGGGTGTGGAPVVAKAAREAGALTVGVVTRPFSWEGRRRSQQAESGVEALRDEVDTLIVIPNDRLLDISDRDISIIDAFKEADKVLLSGVQGITELITTPGLMNVDFNDVKSVMKDAGSALMGIGAATGEDRALRAVETAISSPLLEASIDGAHGILFFVQGGPDLGLHEIMQAATLVQEAAHEEANIIFGNVVDESLGDEIRVTVIAAGFDQQAQMQAAREEAVRAAREEARSAPTSSPAGGVPLATPPAPRRVVEVDDYIEEPRVRTSAAPQTRSHRAAPEVPTRTGAMAALRADSVRSRGRVDEGFEAPRVFAEEVVDEDLDIPDFLR; encoded by the coding sequence GTGGCGGTACCGCAGAACCATCTCGCAGTCATCAAGGTTGTCGGCATCGGCGGCGGCGGTGTCAATGCCGTGAACAACATGATTGATGCGGGGCTAAAAGGCGTTGAGTTCATCGCCATCAACACGGATGCGCAAGCGTTGTTGATGTCCGATGCAGAAACCAAGCTAGATATCGGACGCGATCTGACACACGGGCTGGGCGCCGGAGCTGATCCGGCGGTGGGACGTAAAGCGGCCGAAGATCACTCAGAAGATATTATGGAGGCCGTGGCGGGTGCCGACATGGTGTTTGTCACCGCGGGTGAAGGCGGCGGGACGGGTACCGGTGGAGCTCCGGTCGTCGCGAAGGCAGCTCGTGAAGCAGGTGCCCTCACCGTGGGTGTTGTCACGCGCCCCTTCTCATGGGAAGGACGTCGTCGTTCCCAGCAGGCAGAGTCGGGTGTCGAAGCGTTGCGGGATGAGGTCGACACTCTGATCGTTATCCCCAATGATCGTCTGCTCGACATCTCTGACCGGGATATCTCAATTATCGATGCCTTCAAAGAGGCCGATAAGGTACTGTTGTCCGGCGTCCAGGGGATCACCGAACTCATCACAACCCCGGGTTTGATGAACGTCGACTTCAACGACGTGAAGAGCGTCATGAAGGACGCTGGATCAGCGCTTATGGGAATCGGTGCAGCAACAGGGGAAGACCGGGCGCTACGTGCCGTTGAGACTGCTATTTCCTCACCTCTCCTCGAGGCTTCAATCGATGGTGCTCACGGAATTCTCTTCTTTGTTCAGGGTGGTCCCGATCTTGGTTTGCATGAGATTATGCAGGCCGCGACGTTGGTTCAGGAGGCAGCCCACGAAGAGGCCAACATCATCTTCGGCAATGTCGTGGATGAGTCCCTTGGAGATGAGATCCGCGTGACTGTTATTGCTGCCGGTTTTGACCAGCAAGCACAGATGCAGGCGGCACGGGAGGAAGCGGTGAGGGCTGCTCGCGAGGAAGCGCGGAGCGCGCCGACTTCTTCACCCGCAGGTGGTGTACCTCTTGCGACGCCTCCCGCACCGCGAAGGGTCGTGGAAGTTGACGATTACATCGAGGAGCCACGCGTGAGGACCAGTGCTGCACCGCAGACAAGGTCTCATCGAGCAGCGCCTGAGGTGCCCACCAGAACTG
- a CDS encoding cell division protein FtsQ/DivIB, with amino-acid sequence MSQVGPSPRSVRVDLRDHVKERQSARRRLLAFRVLGLLAVVGAVAGIIWAVFYSSLFAMKMDSLVIEGAQSDVAAADVEPAVAKYEGVPLPRVPVDSIRDELLTRPLIAEAQVYRSWMHGVTVDVVQRVPAAMVVIDGGYALVGSDGVTTTVTEEPVEGLPYVHVVSDDESGRVGQAKSAIAVWDSLGDPLRAQVSSISADGMVVRLDLVDGSQVVWGDEGESALKAQVLELLVEQRPASVYDLRDPRKPVTR; translated from the coding sequence GTGAGTCAAGTTGGTCCTAGTCCGCGCTCGGTTCGAGTTGATTTGCGGGACCATGTCAAGGAGAGACAATCCGCCCGACGACGCCTTCTAGCTTTCCGGGTCCTTGGTTTGCTGGCTGTGGTGGGTGCTGTTGCAGGGATCATTTGGGCAGTGTTCTACTCTTCTCTCTTCGCAATGAAGATGGATAGTCTGGTCATTGAGGGAGCGCAGTCGGACGTCGCGGCGGCAGATGTCGAACCCGCAGTCGCAAAATACGAGGGCGTGCCGCTGCCCAGAGTGCCGGTGGATTCCATACGGGATGAACTTCTGACGCGGCCTTTGATCGCGGAGGCGCAAGTCTACCGTTCTTGGATGCACGGCGTGACGGTGGATGTAGTTCAGAGGGTTCCAGCGGCGATGGTGGTGATCGATGGGGGGTACGCCCTCGTCGGAAGCGACGGTGTCACCACGACCGTTACCGAGGAGCCTGTGGAAGGACTTCCCTACGTTCATGTGGTAAGTGACGATGAGAGTGGAAGGGTTGGGCAGGCGAAGTCGGCTATTGCTGTCTGGGACAGCCTGGGTGATCCTCTACGCGCTCAGGTTTCGTCGATTTCCGCCGATGGAATGGTCGTCCGACTTGACTTAGTTGACGGGTCTCAGGTGGTGTGGGGGGACGAGGGCGAGAGTGCGCTTAAGGCCCAGGTTCTCGAGCTACTTGTTGAGCAACGACCGGCCTCGGTATACGACCTGCGGGATCCTCGCAAGCCGGTGACGAGGTAG